In Tenrec ecaudatus isolate mTenEca1 chromosome 5, mTenEca1.hap1, whole genome shotgun sequence, the following are encoded in one genomic region:
- the FANCD2OS gene encoding FANCD2 opposite strand protein, which produces MAGYQLWSPWTPLDESFQWLRHTTPTPSSKHPFRASPCFPHTPSDLEVQLCFQEVTLVLDSPFMETGMSPKLPCHTSELRSTNSKRGLLRKPQPVRLSGVDSVFGRVVTAQPPKWTGTFRVSDKSAFCKIISREHQWPTGLKEPQIQMTVTMCKQMLRSILLLYATYKKCTFALQHSK; this is translated from the coding sequence ATGGCAGGATACCAGCTGTGGTCACCGTGGACCCCACTGGACGAGAGCTTCCAATGGCTGCGACACACAACGCCTACACCTTCTTCCAAACACCCCTTTAGGGCCTCCCCCTGCTTCCCACACACGCCTTCTGACCTTGAAGTGCAGTTGTGCTTTCAAGAGGTCACGCTGGTCCTAGACAGCCCATTTATGGAGACAGGAATGAGTCCCAAGCTGCCTTGCCACACGTCAGAGCTCCGCAGCACAAACAGCAAGCGAGGGCTACTCCGGAAGCCCCAGCCGGTCCGCCTCAGTGGAGTGGATTCTGTCTTTGGCAGGGTTGTCACGGCTCAGCCACCCAAGTGGACTGGGACCTTCAGAGTCTCAGACAAGTCAGCCTTTTGCAAAATCATCAGCCGGGAGCACCAGTGGCCCACTGGATTGAAGGAGCCCCAGATTCAGATGACAGTGACCATGTGCAAACAGATGCTGCGCTCCATCCTTCTGTTATATGCGACGTATAAGAAATGCACGTTCGCCCTGCAACACTCCAAGTAG